From Halapricum desulfuricans, a single genomic window includes:
- the pyrE gene encoding orotate phosphoribosyltransferase yields MDTQRLIDALRAAEAVKFGEFELSHGGTSDYYVDKYLFETDPHCLDLIAQSFADRLGSAGPKLAGVALGAVPIVAVTSVETGRPYVIARKQQKEYGTANLIEGDLEDGEEVIILEDIATTGQSAIDAAAALREAGAVVERVFVVVDRQEGATENLAEHDLQLESLVTASQLLADRN; encoded by the coding sequence ATGGACACCCAGCGACTCATCGACGCGCTGCGCGCGGCCGAGGCCGTCAAGTTCGGCGAGTTCGAGCTCTCCCACGGCGGGACGAGCGACTACTACGTCGACAAGTACCTCTTTGAGACCGACCCCCACTGTCTGGATCTGATCGCACAGTCGTTCGCCGACCGGCTCGGCTCGGCGGGGCCGAAACTGGCCGGCGTCGCACTCGGTGCGGTGCCGATCGTCGCCGTCACCAGCGTCGAGACCGGCCGGCCCTACGTCATCGCGCGCAAACAGCAGAAGGAGTACGGCACCGCCAACCTGATCGAAGGCGACCTGGAGGACGGCGAGGAAGTCATCATCCTGGAAGACATCGCCACCACCGGCCAGAGCGCGATCGACGCCGCAGCGGCCCTGCGCGAGGCCGGGGCCGTCGTCGAGCGCGTGTTCGTCGTCGTCGATCGCCAGGAAGGCGCGACCGAGAACCTCGCCGAGCACGACCTGCAACTGGAGTCGCTCGTGACCGCCTCGCAGTTGCTCGCGGACAGAAACTAG
- a CDS encoding L-threonylcarbamoyladenylate synthase — MTDLDAAAAAIESGELVVYPTETVYGLGADALDPAAVEAVFEAKGRDREQPISLAVPDAKTALEYTAPTTTERVFMHEFLPGPVTMLVDRREMVPDVLTAGREQVGLRIPDHELALELLGRVEPITATSANVSGQPSARRVADLDAITESASVVLEGGETAGTGSTVVDVEAGEIHRRGANADAVEAWLDER; from the coding sequence ATGACTGACCTCGATGCGGCCGCGGCGGCGATCGAGTCCGGCGAGCTAGTCGTCTACCCGACCGAGACGGTGTACGGACTCGGTGCCGACGCGCTCGACCCGGCGGCCGTCGAGGCCGTCTTCGAGGCCAAGGGCCGCGACCGGGAGCAACCGATCTCGCTTGCCGTGCCCGACGCCAAGACCGCGCTCGAATACACCGCGCCGACCACGACCGAGCGGGTGTTTATGCACGAGTTTCTCCCCGGTCCGGTGACGATGCTGGTCGACCGCCGCGAGATGGTCCCGGACGTGCTCACGGCGGGTCGCGAGCAGGTCGGCCTCCGGATCCCCGACCACGAACTCGCCCTCGAACTGCTGGGGCGCGTCGAGCCGATCACCGCAACCAGCGCGAACGTCAGCGGCCAGCCGAGCGCCCGTCGGGTGGCCGATCTCGACGCGATCACGGAGTCGGCGTCGGTCGTCCTTGAGGGGGGCGAGACCGCCGGCACCGGGAGCACGGTCGTCGACGTCGAGGCCGGCGAGATCCACCGCCGCGGTGCCAACGCGGACGCCGTCGAGGCCTGGCTGGATGAACGATAA
- a CDS encoding CRISPR-associated protein Cas4: MHSFRDVATAAYCPRKLYYRQRDPDLGESIPDGVADRRQVAFEYDELLADETALLAAPIEVTPTTFRSRVGCHKAGLDAWEQLVDPPARDAMLEGKDARGVAHKVLEQPLAPSLVFAGRPPEQGVWEPQSVHLVAAALALSWEREQSVERAFAEYPAYGVIREIELSARRRSQYRAALRTADSIDGPPSRTENRQKCQACEYREGCGVQTRSLRSLLG; the protein is encoded by the coding sequence ATGCACTCGTTTCGCGACGTCGCGACCGCCGCGTACTGTCCCCGCAAGCTGTACTATCGACAGCGCGATCCCGACCTCGGGGAATCGATCCCCGACGGCGTAGCGGATCGACGACAGGTGGCCTTCGAGTACGACGAGTTGCTGGCGGACGAGACAGCACTGCTCGCGGCGCCGATCGAGGTGACGCCCACGACGTTCCGGTCGCGAGTCGGCTGTCACAAGGCCGGGCTGGACGCCTGGGAGCAACTCGTCGATCCGCCGGCCCGGGACGCGATGCTCGAAGGGAAGGACGCTCGAGGGGTCGCTCACAAGGTGCTCGAACAGCCGCTCGCGCCGTCGCTGGTGTTCGCCGGTCGGCCGCCCGAGCAGGGCGTCTGGGAACCGCAGTCAGTCCATCTCGTCGCGGCCGCGCTGGCGCTGTCCTGGGAGCGCGAACAGTCGGTCGAGCGGGCGTTCGCCGAGTATCCGGCCTACGGCGTGATACGGGAGATCGAGCTGTCGGCGCGGCGCCGGTCACAGTACCGGGCCGCGCTGCGGACCGCCGACTCGATCGACGGACCGCCGAGCCGGACCGAAAACCGCCAGAAGTGCCAGGCCTGTGAGTATCGCGAGGGTTGTGGCGTCCAGACGCGGTCGCTGCGCTCGCTGTTGGGGTGA